One region of Sneathia sanguinegens genomic DNA includes:
- a CDS encoding ABC transporter permease encodes MKLLIHYIKVYLIRFKFSFKIFTNSLLNFFIGTFAYMIMQIGGILFISIIFQQIPQINGFNFYQMLAIYSFAQITKGLDHFYSDYLWFFASNGVIRGTYDKYLTRPLNPIFQILIEKVQFDAIGEILIGILLFSHSIRSLKISIDIFFILKLIFFIICGCIVYTCIKIIGTAFAFFLKRSFNLVRALYSMSEFAKYPLTIYPKFIRILLTYVIAYSLTGYYPVKYLIIENLNFSILLKFILIILFLIYITKFIWKEGEKRYESSGS; translated from the coding sequence ATGAAATTACTTATACACTATATCAAAGTTTATCTTATTCGTTTTAAATTTTCATTTAAAATTTTTACTAATTCCTTATTGAATTTTTTTATAGGTACTTTTGCATATATGATTATGCAAATTGGCGGTATTCTATTTATTTCGATAATTTTTCAACAAATACCACAAATTAATGGTTTTAATTTCTATCAAATGCTTGCTATATATAGTTTTGCACAAATAACAAAAGGCTTGGATCATTTTTATTCAGATTATCTTTGGTTTTTTGCAAGCAATGGAGTTATTAGAGGTACTTATGATAAATATTTAACCAGACCTCTTAATCCCATATTTCAAATATTAATAGAAAAAGTTCAATTTGATGCTATAGGTGAAATATTAATAGGTATTTTACTATTTTCACACTCTATTAGATCTTTAAAAATTTCTATTGATATATTTTTCATTTTAAAATTAATATTTTTCATTATTTGTGGCTGCATAGTCTATACTTGCATAAAAATAATAGGAACAGCCTTTGCATTTTTCTTGAAAAGAAGTTTTAACTTAGTTCGTGCTTTATACTCTATGTCTGAATTTGCAAAATATCCTTTAACAATATATCCAAAATTTATTAGAATACTTTTAACTTATGTTATAGCATATAGTTTAACCGGATATTATCCTGTTAAATATTTAATAATAGAAAATTTAAATTTCTCTATTTTATTAAAATTTATATTAATTATTTTATTCTTAATATATATCACAAAATTTATTTGGAAAGAGGGTGAAAAAAGATATGAAAGTTCAGGCTCATAA